GCTGGAAGAAAGAAACATTTAAAAAAATAGGGATAATTCCCTGAAAGGAGGTCAATATGAAAACCCTGTTTGATTTCATAACTTATGTAAAAGGCATAGAATACCTCATTGCCCTGTCCTTTATAGCCCTTTACATAATCTATGCAGAGATACTGAAACCAAAACCATTCAGGACCCTTGTGGAGAGAGCCAGAGAGGACATGGAATATATCAAAAGGACAGGTTACAGAGAGACAGCAAAAACACTCCTTAAAGCAGTTTCAGCACCCTTTGTTGCTCTTGCTTATGTGATAATCTTACCTTTCACCTTCATAGGAGCCCTTGCAGTCAGTGCCTATAATGGACTCATCACACTTGGAAGCAGGATTGCCATATTTGGCTGGAGACCGACTGAGGCCTACCTTGCGGGAAAAAAGAAAAAGAAGGAAAAAAAGGAGGCTGAAAAATGAGAAAGACCTTGTCAATGCTGATTCTGTTATTTTCCCTTCTCACCCTGCTCTTTTATCAGAGGGCAGGGTCTGTGTCCTATCCAAAGGTCATATCTTTAGATAATATCAGCGGTAATTATACACCAGTAAAATTTGACCACGAAAAGCATGTCCTTTTTTCAACAGGATGTTCTCAATGCCATCATGAACACCAGAATAATGAATCCCTCTCATGCAAGGATTGTCATAATTTATCACCAACTTTCTTTAAAAAATCAGTTAGCAGAAATTTTATTGCCTGTAAAAATTGCCATTCAGAATTCAATCCCTCTGTACCCCAGATACCTGGTCTTAAGGCTGCCTATCACAGGGCATGCTTTCAGTGCCACAGGGGAATGGATGTGGGAATAGATCCAAAGGGATGCTCGGGAAGATGTCATTCACTTAAAAACACAACAGCAGAAAGGAGGTCACCATGAAAAGGGACATAACAAGAAGGGATTTCCTTAAATTCACAGGTGCGCTGGGTGGTGCCCTATTGATAAAACCAGGGAATTCCGAGGCTTACAAAGAATTCTCTGGATGGCCTGACGCCTATGGGTGTCTCACTGACCTTAGTGAATGCGTAGGATGTAGAAGCTGCGAAAGGGCATGCAATGAAGTCAACAACCTTCCACCACCTGCTCTACCCTTTGATGATGGCTCTGTTTTCAATCAAAAGAGAAGACCCGACGCAAAGGCTTATACAGTGGTTAACAGATTCTCAGATCCCCGTGACCCAAATAAATTTTTATTCCGAAAGGTTCAGTGCAATCACTGTAATGAACCTGCCTGTGCAAGCGCCTGCCCTGTCCGTGCATATGAAAAGAAGCCAGAAGGTGCTGTGCTTTATGACCCTGACAAATGCTTCGGGTGCAGATACTGTATGATCGCCTGTCCTTTCTATGTACCTGCCTATGATTACGAAAGTGCCCTGGAACCAAAAATTCTTAAATGCACCATGTGTTATCCCAGGATAAAAGCCGGAAAGTTGCCAGGTTGTGTTGAGGCGTGCCCGGCTGGTGCAATTACCTTTGGTAAGAGAAAGGATCTCATAAACCTTGCAAGAGAAAAGATTATGAGAAATCCACAGAAGTATGTGAATCATATATATGGAGAACATGAGGCTGGTGGAACATCATGGATGTATATCTCTCCCGTGCCTTTTGAATATCTCGGGTTTCAAACAGATATTCCAAAACACCCACTTATAGAAGAGGTAAAGGGATTCCTTGGAGCTGTACCGGTTGTCTTTGCTGTATGGCCAGCTCTTTTCGGTATGGTCTATGCGGCTGTAAAGCATAGGGATGAACTCTTTAGGTCAGAACATAAGGAGGTGAAGAAATGAGCAACCATGTCATTGAAAAAGAGAGCTTTTCATCCTGGTTTATGAGAAAACTTACTCTTGGAATGTCATGGTCTGAATATGCCAGGAGTCTCATAACACCCTTCAATATAGTGGCTGCCTTGATACTGATGGTGGGAATTCCTGTAATAGCAGTAAGATTTCTTTATGGTCTTGACTCTGTAACCCATGCATCAGATGACTACCCCTGGGGTATTATCCTTGGTTGGGGACTCTTTGGAGGCGTTCCGCTTTCAGCCACAGGGTTTGTTATGGGAACAGCGTATTATATATTTGGATTCAGAAGGTATAAACCCCTTCTACGTCTTGGCCTTCTAACTGGATTTATGGGATATCTATTTGCTGTTGTCTATCTCCTTGTTGATCTCGGAAGACCCTGGAGGATCTATTATCCTATGCTTATAGATTATGGAACAGCCTCTGTTCTCTTCCTGGTCGCCTGGCATGTGGCAACCTATCTCACTGTTCAGTTCCTTGAATTCAGTGAGGCTATACTTGAATGGATAAAATCAAAAAGACTATATGTATGGGCCACAATGATAACCATTGCCATGACCATTGCAGGAATCATACTCTCCACACTTCATCAGTCAGCTCTTGGAGCACTCTTTCTTCTTACACCCGGCAAACTGCATCCTCTATGGTACAGTTCCTATATACCTCATCTTTTTTTAAGCTCTGCTATATATGCAGCTCTTGCAATGGTTATTGCTGTGAGTTACCTTATTGCAAAGTACATGCCTCATGTATGTGATGATAATTATCTTAAAAACCTTGACAGCCTCACCATTGGTCTTGGAAAGGGAACTGCTATCGGCATGTATGTTTACTTTGCCCTTAAGATGATCGCTCTCGCCCATGATGATAACTGGTCATATCTCAATACTCCCTATGGTTACTGGTATCTTATGGAGGTTATAGGATTTGTATTGATACCTGTGCTGATCCTTACTTATGGAGTGAAAAAGGAATCTCCTGGTATTGTAAGATTTGGTGCATTCTATGCGTTAGCTGGCATAATACTCAACAGGCTTAATGTCTCAGTAATAACCTTTAACTGGCAGTTACCAGGCCATCTGCATCATATAATTCCACCTGTAACAGAAGTAATAATTGTCTTGACAATAGCAACAATCCACATACTCATATTCAGGTGGATTGTAAGGAGAATGCCTGTGACATATGAAGTTCCAGAATACAGAGACCTTCATCATTAAAATAGAGGGCAGGCCTCGAGCCTGCCCTAATGGAGGGACTTATGATAATTATTGTTCTCATTCTTCTTTTCCTGAGCCCTCCCCTTAACCTCTCAGCCCAGTCAGAGGAGTGTCTTAACTGCCATACAAAAAAAGGAAACATAAAAAAATTTGATGATGGAACTTTAATAGATGTCTATGTTGATATTGAACAGCTAAGACTATCAGTGCACGGCAATCTCAGCTGCACCGATTGTCATTATGATGTAATCCTTAAAGAAGGAAAACACAGTGAAAGAAGATTCAGAAGCAGAGAGTTTTTTAGAATAAAAACCGCCCTTCTGTGCAGGAGATGCCACAGGCCTGAAGAGATTAAAATGAAGCAGATTCATGAGGAGCTCTTAAGGGATGAAGAAAAAGGCATTGCCCATCTCTGCACAAACTGCCATGGCTCTCACGGTGTTATGCCTGTAAAGAAAAAAATTTACAGAGAGGAGGAGCTGTACTGTATGTCCTGTCACAGAAACGCTGTGACATTAATGTTCAAAAGTGGTGAGACAATTAGAGCATCCATAAAAAAAGAGGAACTAGAATCCTCTGTGCACANAAATCTCAGCTGTCCTGACTGTCATGTTGGCTTCTCCTCATCATTTCACCCAAAAAGATATTTTAAAAGCAGGCGTGACTATACAATTGCAAATTCAGAGACATGCAGGAGATGCCATTTTGATAAATATGTAAAAACCCTTGACAGTATTCATTATACAATACTCAGCTCTGGAAGACTTGAAGCACCTGTATGCGTTGACTGCCATGGTTTCCACTCAATTAAGCGCATAGCAAGGGAAAAAATTCTGATCGCAAGGAGATGCCAGAAGTGCCATGGAACTATCTATGAGACCTACATTAAGAGTGTCCATGGAAAGGCGCTTATTGATGAAAGGAATCAGGATGTTCCTGTATGCACTGACTGCCACACAGCTCATGATATTAAAAATCCACTGACTGTTGATTTCAGAGAAAAAATACCTGATATCTGCAGTAGCTGCCATGCAGATCCCATCATAATGAATAAATACGGCTTATCAACAGATGTAGTAAGTACATATCTAACTGATTTTCACGGGGTAACACTCTCAATGTACAAAAAAGAAAAGAAAGATAGAGAATTTCAAAAAGCCATGGCAGTCTGTACAGATTGCCATGGCACACATGACATATCAAAAATGGATATTGATAAAACAATTATTAAAAAAAATCTTGTTAAAAAATGCCGCACATGTCATCCTGACGCATCAGATGATTTTCCCGATGCCTGGATCTCTCATTACGGAATAGACCTTAAAAGGACACCTCTGCTCTTTATCATCAAAAAGGTATATGAAATCCTTATCCCGCTCACAATAGCAGGCCTAGCCATACAGATTATCCTTCATATATGGAGGTACGCTGTAAACAGATAGGAGGAAAGCCATGGAAGAAAAAATAAGGAAGTTTTCCACATTCAGAATAGCAGAACATGCCCTGGTAATGTTAACCTTCCCGATCCTTGCTGTAACAGGACTAGTTCAGAAGTTTCATGAACTTGATATCTCAAGATATATAATAAACCTGTCAGGTGGAATTGATATGTTAAGATTGATCCACAGAAATACAGGTCTCTTCTTCTGTCTGCAGATAGCCGTTCATGTTCTTTACGGAGCGGTGGAACTTTACAGAGGTGTTGAACCAAAGATAATGATTAGAAAAAAGGATTTTGCTGATGCAATTCATAATCTGAAATACTATCTTGGCTTTGAGCCAAAACCAGCCTCTACAGAGATATTTACCTACAGGCAGAAATTTGAGTACTGGGGAATACTCACAGGCTCAATTATAATGGCACTAACAGGCCTGATACTAAGATTTCCTGTTTTAGCAGCAAAGCTTCTTCCAGGCATTCTTATACCAGCAGCTAAACTTATTCACACAAACCATGCTCTTATCCTTGCTTTAATCCTACTCTGGCATCTTTATAACTCCATTTTCAACCCTGAGGTTTTCCCTCTTAACAGAAGCATATTTACGGGTTACGTTTACAGGAGAAAGGCTTAAAGAATTTAAAATTTCTCAGCATTAAAAGGAATCTTAAAAATTCTGTTCTATCTCCTCCAGATTGAAACTTCTGCAGAATTTAAAGACATTTTTTGTTTCTAAATCTTGAAACTTAATACTTTTCAAAACTTTGTTATATAATTAAATAAAGTGATTGAGAGAAGCCTGCAGAAAAGGATCTTCCTGACCGTCATACTTGGGATATCCCTGATTTTCTTCAGCTTTGGCGTAACTGCCTATTATATAACGAAAAAAACAATTGAAAACTCTTTAACAAACAACCTTGCCCTCTGCAGGACAATAAGAGACCAGGTTGATTATTTTCTTTCTGAAAATATTAACAGACTCTATGATATATCCCTCTCAGGTAGTATCAACCTTGACGATAGGAATTTCATTCCCGAAAAGGAAGCACTGAAAAGAGCCTATCATTATTCTATATTCAAGGAGGGAATCTTTATTGCTGATAAAAAAGGAACCCTGCTCCTGAATTTTCCCGAACGGCCCTCAGAACTCTTTTTAAATATATTAAGCATAGAGCCTGTAAGTAAAGCCATTGAACTTGCTCGACCAGTTATATCAAACATATATACCATTGAACCATCAATGAAAAAGATAATCTTTGTACTTGTGCCCTTAAGAGATAGTAACGGAAATCTAATCGGTATTGCAGGTGGAGAAATAGACCCTACAAGCCCATTCTTCTCTAGCATACTAAGGCTTGAAGGTCCTGGTGATGAAAGGCATATAGAGATTATAGATTCTAACGGCGTTGTTATTGCCTCATCAAAAAGAGCGAGGATACTGAGCACTTCTGACCATAATAGTTTTATTAAAAAAAGCATAACAGAAAAAAGAGAAGCAATAACCACCTGTCATGAATGTCATTCTGAGAAAATAAGCTCAAACAGTCTTATAACCCTTGTACCATCAAGGATTGCACCATGGGCAGTTGTACTGCGAGAAAAGGAAGAGACAGTATTTTCAACTGTAAAAGAATTAAAAGAGACCTTTCTCACACTGGCTATCCTTTTTACGGGTCTTACACTTATTATAACAATAGGTGTAAGCAGGAGCATAGTGAATCCTATTCAGAATCTTATAAAAATTACCGAAAAAATTGCCGACGGAGACCTCTCCCATACTATACCTGTTTATGGTGATGATGAAATAGGATCACTCAGCAGAAGCTTTGAAAAGATGAGAAAACGCCTTCTTGAGTATACAGAAAACATTAAAAAATACAACCTTGAGCTAGAAAAACTTGTTATGGAAAGGACCCTGAAAGTCAGAGAAAGCAAACAGAGAATCCAGAATCTCCTAAAAAAAATAATCACATCCCAGGAGGAAGAGAGAAAAAGAATCTCAAGAGAACTCCATGATGAGACCCTTCAGGACCTTTCTGCAATTCTGATGCGGATAGACATGTGCAAACTCTATCCACAGAATATTACACAAGAAAAGATAGAAGAAGTAAGAAACATTACACTGAAGGCAATAGATGGAATCTTCAATATCATCCAGAATATGAGACCATCCATTCTTGATGATCTCGGTCTTGAATCTGCAATAAGATGGCTTCTGGGTACACATCTTAAAGAAAAAGGAATAGAGTATTATCTGAATATTGATGAGGCCATAAAGGATATGAGATTCTCCCCAGAAATAGAAATAACAATATTCAGGATAGTCCAGGAGGCTATAACAAATATAGCAAGGCACTCCAATGCAAAAAATGCCTTTATTAATATGCAGCTCACAGATAAAAACCTTCTTATTGAGATAGAAGATGACGGAGATGGATTTGATATTTACAGCATTTTTAACGAGATATCCTCGACTGACCGAACAGGGAGGGGCCTTGGTTTGCTCGGAATGAAGGAAAGGGCATCATTGATAGGTGGAAAACTGAAAATATGCTCTTCGCGGGATGCTGGTACGAGGATAATTATCAGTATTCCAGCTGAGATAATAAGGAGGGAAGATGATAAGAGTATTGATAGCTGATGACCACAGTCTTGTAAGAGAAGGCATAATAGCCTTTTTAAAAATCTGTGATGATATTGAGGTTATAGGTGAGGCATCTGATGGACTTGAGGCTGTGGAAAAAACAGAAAATCTTAAGCCAGACATTGTTTTGCTTGATATAAATATGCCAAAACTTGGAGGACTTGAGGCGACCCTTGAGATAAAAAGAAAATTGCCCGATGTAAAGATATTAATCCTCACTCAGTATGATGACCGGGAATATATAGCAAGGCTTCTGAGGGCCGGAGTCTCAGGATATATCCTTAAAAGGGCAGCGGGTTCGGAACTTGTCAATGCGATCAGGGCTGTAAAGAGAGGTGAGCTCTATCTCCATCCATCTATTGCAAAGGAGATTGTACAGGGTTATCTTAACAAAGAAAAGGCTCCTCAGGAAGATTCCTATGAAAAGCTCACAGAAAGAGAAAAACAGGTTCTTAAACTCATATCAGAGGGATACACTTATAAGGAAATTGCTGATATGCTCGGTATAAGCGTTAAGACAGCTATAGCCCACCACACAAAAATAAGTGAAAAGCTTAATATTCACACAAGAGCTGGCCTAATAAAATTTGCCATACAGAAGGGAATAATAAAGCTCGATGAGCTTAATACTTAATTTTTAAATTTTTCAAATTTTATCATTCAAATTGACCGTAATAGTGAAATTTAAAATTTGGAAATTTGCCAGAAAACATTATATTCCAGTCGTGAGTAAGGTTTCCTGTCTACCTACTACAATCCTCTTCATCCCTAATATTCTACCATTTTGATGACATTCAATTATTAATGCAATACTATTATCATCATCCTTTCCTTAGAATCTCGCTTGATTATCTCTTTTAAAAAAATCTTGGTGAAAACTAAAAAATGCATTTTCAATCAAATCCAAAGCCAGTAAACCTTACAGAGCAGTAAAACCAATCTATTTCATGGTGAATATAAAATCCATCTCAAGAGGAGAATTCATGGGTAATGTATGAACTCCGACAGCAATCCTTGTGTGCCTGCCGTGCTCA
The genomic region above belongs to Thermodesulfovibrionales bacterium and contains:
- a CDS encoding cytochrome c family protein, which translates into the protein MRKTLSMLILLFSLLTLLFYQRAGSVSYPKVISLDNISGNYTPVKFDHEKHVLFSTGCSQCHHEHQNNESLSCKDCHNLSPTFFKKSVSRNFIACKNCHSEFNPSVPQIPGLKAAYHRACFQCHRGMDVGIDPKGCSGRCHSLKNTTAERRSP
- a CDS encoding 4Fe-4S dicluster domain-containing protein, with the translated sequence MKRDITRRDFLKFTGALGGALLIKPGNSEAYKEFSGWPDAYGCLTDLSECVGCRSCERACNEVNNLPPPALPFDDGSVFNQKRRPDAKAYTVVNRFSDPRDPNKFLFRKVQCNHCNEPACASACPVRAYEKKPEGAVLYDPDKCFGCRYCMIACPFYVPAYDYESALEPKILKCTMCYPRIKAGKLPGCVEACPAGAITFGKRKDLINLAREKIMRNPQKYVNHIYGEHEAGGTSWMYISPVPFEYLGFQTDIPKHPLIEEVKGFLGAVPVVFAVWPALFGMVYAAVKHRDELFRSEHKEVKK
- the nrfD gene encoding polysulfide reductase NrfD codes for the protein MSNHVIEKESFSSWFMRKLTLGMSWSEYARSLITPFNIVAALILMVGIPVIAVRFLYGLDSVTHASDDYPWGIILGWGLFGGVPLSATGFVMGTAYYIFGFRRYKPLLRLGLLTGFMGYLFAVVYLLVDLGRPWRIYYPMLIDYGTASVLFLVAWHVATYLTVQFLEFSEAILEWIKSKRLYVWATMITIAMTIAGIILSTLHQSALGALFLLTPGKLHPLWYSSYIPHLFLSSAIYAALAMVIAVSYLIAKYMPHVCDDNYLKNLDSLTIGLGKGTAIGMYVYFALKMIALAHDDNWSYLNTPYGYWYLMEVIGFVLIPVLILTYGVKKESPGIVRFGAFYALAGIILNRLNVSVITFNWQLPGHLHHIIPPVTEVIIVLTIATIHILIFRWIVRRMPVTYEVPEYRDLHH
- a CDS encoding cytochrome c3 family protein — translated: MIIIVLILLFLSPPLNLSAQSEECLNCHTKKGNIKKFDDGTLIDVYVDIEQLRLSVHGNLSCTDCHYDVILKEGKHSERRFRSREFFRIKTALLCRRCHRPEEIKMKQIHEELLRDEEKGIAHLCTNCHGSHGVMPVKKKIYREEELYCMSCHRNAVTLMFKSGETIRASIKKEELESSVHXNLSCPDCHVGFSSSFHPKRYFKSRRDYTIANSETCRRCHFDKYVKTLDSIHYTILSSGRLEAPVCVDCHGFHSIKRIAREKILIARRCQKCHGTIYETYIKSVHGKALIDERNQDVPVCTDCHTAHDIKNPLTVDFREKIPDICSSCHADPIIMNKYGLSTDVVSTYLTDFHGVTLSMYKKEKKDREFQKAMAVCTDCHGTHDISKMDIDKTIIKKNLVKKCRTCHPDASDDFPDAWISHYGIDLKRTPLLFIIKKVYEILIPLTIAGLAIQIILHIWRYAVNR
- a CDS encoding cytochrome b/b6 domain-containing protein; this translates as MEEKIRKFSTFRIAEHALVMLTFPILAVTGLVQKFHELDISRYIINLSGGIDMLRLIHRNTGLFFCLQIAVHVLYGAVELYRGVEPKIMIRKKDFADAIHNLKYYLGFEPKPASTEIFTYRQKFEYWGILTGSIIMALTGLILRFPVLAAKLLPGILIPAAKLIHTNHALILALILLWHLYNSIFNPEVFPLNRSIFTGYVYRRKA
- a CDS encoding HAMP domain-containing protein gives rise to the protein MIERSLQKRIFLTVILGISLIFFSFGVTAYYITKKTIENSLTNNLALCRTIRDQVDYFLSENINRLYDISLSGSINLDDRNFIPEKEALKRAYHYSIFKEGIFIADKKGTLLLNFPERPSELFLNILSIEPVSKAIELARPVISNIYTIEPSMKKIIFVLVPLRDSNGNLIGIAGGEIDPTSPFFSSILRLEGPGDERHIEIIDSNGVVIASSKRARILSTSDHNSFIKKSITEKREAITTCHECHSEKISSNSLITLVPSRIAPWAVVLREKEETVFSTVKELKETFLTLAILFTGLTLIITIGVSRSIVNPIQNLIKITEKIADGDLSHTIPVYGDDEIGSLSRSFEKMRKRLLEYTENIKKYNLELEKLVMERTLKVRESKQRIQNLLKKIITSQEEERKRISRELHDETLQDLSAILMRIDMCKLYPQNITQEKIEEVRNITLKAIDGIFNIIQNMRPSILDDLGLESAIRWLLGTHLKEKGIEYYLNIDEAIKDMRFSPEIEITIFRIVQEAITNIARHSNAKNAFINMQLTDKNLLIEIEDDGDGFDIYSIFNEISSTDRTGRGLGLLGMKERASLIGGKLKICSSRDAGTRIIISIPAEIIRREDDKSIDS
- a CDS encoding response regulator transcription factor is translated as MIRVLIADDHSLVREGIIAFLKICDDIEVIGEASDGLEAVEKTENLKPDIVLLDINMPKLGGLEATLEIKRKLPDVKILILTQYDDREYIARLLRAGVSGYILKRAAGSELVNAIRAVKRGELYLHPSIAKEIVQGYLNKEKAPQEDSYEKLTEREKQVLKLISEGYTYKEIADMLGISVKTAIAHHTKISEKLNIHTRAGLIKFAIQKGIIKLDELNT